The Desulfonatronovibrio magnus DNA segment TTGGGCGTTTTTGAGCATAGCATGACCAAACCACTCATTTTTCAACACATTAATTGTATTTTCATACTCTGCCCTAATTTCCTCTCGTCCCTCTCTTCTAAACATTTCAGCTATGGTTCCCATATATATCTCCCCTTCGTCTATCTCAGTTTCGGCAATCTGTTTTATGTCAATATATTCCTTTTCGTCCCTGGTTAACTCCAGGTAATGCAAAATCAATTGCAAAAAATCCAGCAAACGCGCCTTAGGATCAACTTTCTTTATCAACTGTAAGGCTCTTTTGACCCCTTTCATGAATTCTGGAGACCCCGAATACCGCCAGATGGTAAAAAGAGCTTTTAAAGTTTCATCAAAATCGTAGTCTTCAGGGTCATCATTTACTGCATCATACAGCAAGAAGTTAAAGTCAGGAATGAAAATTTTGAAATCATCAGAGGGCAGATCCACCAAGTCTGACACCTTGGTGGGTTTCCAACCCTCCTCTGGATGAGCTATCAATATCGGGATAATAACCGGCAATCTGGTTTCACCGGTATTTTTCTGGTATTGCTTCCAGAACTCAAGAATGTACCTCAAGAACTGCAGCGGTGTATTCTTTTTGAAGGTGCTCTTGTGCTCCAGGAGAAAAAAGACCTTGGCTACATATGAACCGCATTTAGTCGGCACGCTGACAACCAAGTCTGAATAGTAACTCTGCAGACTCTTGGGCAGATATGAGTCCTTCTTGTAATAAATCTTATTAAAATCAAGCTGCTTCACGATTTTTGCAGGAAGCATTGATTTTATTAAGCTGATGGCATTCAGCCGATCCGACAAAAAGTACTTGATAGTGCTGTCATGAATATTTGGTGTGCTCA contains these protein-coding regions:
- a CDS encoding Rpn family recombination-promoting nuclease/putative transposase gives rise to the protein MSTPNIHDSTIKYFLSDRLNAISLIKSMLPAKIVKQLDFNKIYYKKDSYLPKSLQSYYSDLVVSVPTKCGSYVAKVFFLLEHKSTFKKNTPLQFLRYILEFWKQYQKNTGETRLPVIIPILIAHPEEGWKPTKVSDLVDLPSDDFKIFIPDFNFLLYDAVNDDPEDYDFDETLKALFTIWRYSGSPEFMKGVKRALQLIKKVDPKARLLDFLQLILHYLELTRDEKEYIDIKQIAETEIDEGEIYMGTIAEMFRREGREEIRAEYENTINVLKNEWFGHAMLKNAQETLIDVAGDFHGPLPNSLQDKIKSIDSIDSLRTLTRKFYKTQSLEEFSELVNRAAQ